CCCATCCTGCCGTTTCACCCGATGGCATGTGGCTCTACTTTGTCAGCGATATGCCTGGCGGTTTGGGAGGACTGGACATCTGGCGTGCCCAGCTTACTACCTCTGGAATTGGTGCTTTGGAGAATCTTGGCACCCCCATCAACACACCTGGCAATGAGATGTTCCCCACGTTTCGTCCCAACGGCGATCTCTATTTTTCGTCTGACGGACACCCCGGAATGGGAGGACTGGATATTTATATTGCAAAACCCAACGAAGAACCCTCGCCCAACCCCTCCGAGGAGGGGAGTTTGGCTACTTCCTATGGAGGGTCTGCTCCCCTCCTCGGAGGGGTCGGGGGAGGGTTATACACTCTTGAGCACCCCGGTTTCCCATTGAACTCTCAAGGAGACGACTTTGGCATGACATTCGAAGGACTGCACAACCGTGGCTTTTTCTCATCGAACCGTGGCGATGCGCGCGGATGGGATCACATCTACTCGTTTGAGAAACATGAGATAGTGCAAACGGTGAAAGGATGGGTATATGAACAAGACGGCTACGAACTGCCGGAAGCGCTTGTCTATATGGTGGGAAATGATGGAACGAACCAGAAACTAAGTGTAAAAGGCGATGGCTCGTTCACACAGGAGATTCATCCTGGAGTTGACTATGTTTTCCTGGGTACTTGTAGAGGATTCCTGAACCACAAAGAGCAGCTGAAGGTAGATACCGTCAAAGAATCTCAAGAGTACGTACTACAGTTTCCCTTGGCTTCGATTACTGCTCCTGTACTCATCGACAACATCTTCTATGATTTCGATAAGGCCACACTACGCCCAGAATCGACAGAAGCGCTTGACAAACTCATAGCCCTTTTGGAAGAAAACCCGAATGTGACCATTGAGCTTTCGGCACATACAGACTATCGTGGTTCGGCTGCCTACAACCAACGACTGTCGCAACGACGTGCTGAAAGTGTAGTCAACTATCTCACAGAACATGGCATTGCAGCCGACCGTCTGTCGCCAATGGGCTATGGCAAAGAGAAGCCAAAGACCATCAAGAGGAAACTGACCGAAAAATATCCATGGTTGGCAGAGGGTGATGTGCTCACTGAAGAGTTCATCACCGCCCTAAAGGATGAAGAGAAGCAGGAAATATGCAACCAGCTCAACCGCCGAACTGAATTCGTAGTGCTTCGCACCACTTATGGATTGTTCGACAAGCCTGCTGAGGAGACTACTTCTTCTCAGGCATCAGAAGCAAAAGAATAACATAGACGATAACACCACTGAATGCGGTAAAGAAAGTCAGTAGTGCATAAGCAATGCGTACGATGGTGACATCAAGGTCAAAATAATCTGCTAAACCAGCACACACGCCGCCAAGTAAGCGATCTTTCGAAGAACGGCATAATTTCTTTTCCATTTTAATATCGTTTATTTGTTGATTATTTGTTGCAAAGGTGCACATTTTTTTTTAATTTTGCAAACGAATATGCAATTACCTGACAATTTTATTCATCTTATTCGTCCCGTTTTCGGTGAGGAACGCTTCGAGCACTTTCTCAAAGCGCTTGACGAGGAGTGTCCGGTAAGCATTAGAGTAAACCCGAGATTAGTTCATGGGGCACAGGGCACAGGGCATAGTTCTGAAATGCAGTCCAACTCTGAACTATGCACTGTGAACTATGAACTTCCCAACGTTCCCTGGTGTCCTAACGGCTGGTACCTCCCCACCCGTCCCAATTTTACTTTCGATCCCTTATTGCATGCAGGCTGCTACTATGTGCAGGAAGCATCGTCAATGTTTCTTGATGAAGTACTGCGCCAACACCTTCCCAACCGTCCTTTAATGGCTCTTGACCTATGCGCTGCACCAGGAGGAAAATCGACACTGATGCGCTCAGCCTTACCAGAAGGCAGTATTCTTTACAGTAACGAGCCTAACAGGAAACGAGCAAGCATCCTCTTAGAGAATGTTGAGAAGTGGGGGTACGAAAAACATTACGTTACTAATCTCTATCCTAAAGACTATCGGAAGTCGAAAACGAAATTCGACATTATCCTGTGCGATGTGCCTTGCTCTGGCGAAGGTATGTTCCGCAAAGATCCTGACAGCATCAACGAATGGAGCTTACAGAATGTGGAACACTGTTGGCAACTACAACGGGAGATTGTGAATGACGCCTGGCAGTGTCTCGACGATGGCGGTCTATTAATATATAGTACCTGTACTTATAATATTAAGGAGGACGAAGAGAACGTACGCTGGATAAAGGATGAACTGGGAGTAGAGATACTCACTGTAGAGGTGAAGGCTGAATGGGGCATTACGGGTTCACTGCTGAAAGGATTCAACGAGCCGGTTTATCGGTTTATTCCTGGTTTTACCCAAGGCGAAGGTCTGTTCATGGCAGTAATGAAGAAGCTCGGTAGTGAGACTACAAAGGTACGGAAGTGCGTGTCGAGTTCTGTTCTTGAAAAGTCTATTCTCGAGTCTCCATTACCCCACGCCTCTGAATCTTCGAAAGTAGAACTCACCTACCCACAGGCTATTTCCTACCTTCGCGGCGAGGCACTTGTTCTTCCCCCCGACACACCTCGGGGCATAGTCACCGTTACGTTCATGGGACAGTCGCTCGGACCTGTAAAGAATATTGGAAATCGTGCCAACAATCTCTATCCAAAGGAATGGCGCATCAAAAGCACGCACGTGCCAAATGCGTACGAGCCAATTGTCTTACTTCATCATACTGAATAGTAGTAGAACTAGTGAGACTAGAAAAACTAGCACCCCAACGTCCCTCAAGAAGAAACAACAACAAATAAAAAAACATGAAACAATATTTAGAGTTACTGGACCGCATATTGCGCGAAGGCGTGGAAAAGGGCGACCGTACAGGTACAGGCACACTAAGCGTGTTCGGCCATCAGATGCGGTTCAACCTGGAGGAAGGATTTCCTCTACTTACCACCAAGAAACTGCACCTGAAAAGTATCATCTATGAGCTTTTATGGTTCCTGCAGGGCAACACCAACGTACACTGGCTACAAGAACATGGTGTGAGAATATGGAACGAATGGGCCGATGAGCAAGGTGAACTCGGTCCTGTCTATGGACACCAATGGCGTTCATGGCCCGACTATGATGGCGGTTCCATCGACCAGATAAAGATTATCCTCGACCAGTTGAAGAACAATCCGAACTCACGTAGAATGCTGGTATCAGCATGGAATGTAGCAGAAGTAAACAAGATGGCCCTACCTCCCTGCCACACGATGTTTCAGTTCTACGTAGCCCCACCTCGTGAGGAAGGCGACAAGCCCCGTCTCTCACTACAATTGTATCAACGCAGTGCCGACACTTTCCTCGGTGTTCCTTTCAACATTGCGTCTTACGCATTGCTGTGCATGATGGTGGCTCAGGTTTGCGATATGAAACCAGGCGACTTTATCCACACTACAGGCGACACTCACTTGTATTTGAACCATCTTGAACAAGCCCGTTTGCAGCTGACACGTACCCCACGTCCACTGCCCAAGATGCGCATCAATCCAGATGTGAAAGACTTGTTCTCGTTCAAGTATGAGGATTTCCAATTAGAGGACTACGATCCTTGGCCACATATCAAGGCCGAGGTAAGCGTGTAAATAAGAAAACTCGTACCGTTTCTTATAGAAAACAAGAGTGCCATTAGCTTTGGCACTCTTGTTTTTTAATCCGAATTTGGAAAGGGAAATGATTATTGAGCCTTGTAGAAAGGACCTTCCTCAGTCCATCCCTGACGACCATCCTGAATGTAGTAGCGTTTTAGGAACATACCAATATCACCTTTTTCGGGATACATGATTTCAGCCTCATCAGTACCAAGTTCATCGGCATCCAGATCATGTCTTACACCAGAACCGCCATCATACCAAGTCCCCTTAGTCCAGTTCATCACCAGTTTCAAATTAGTTACTGTAAAGGTACCTTCCTTACTTTTCTCTTCCATCAAGACTCGGTTGTCATCTATATAATCATAAAAGCGTTCATAATACTTACATTGGCCATTGTCCTGGAACACATAGCCAGCAGCATGGTGCCCTTCATCAACAGGCTGTCCAGGCTCTCCCCAAATCCAAGTTCCTACAATACGATCATTTATAACAACAGTCGGTTCACCTGATTTGCCATTGTTATCATTAGAATCGTCATCATCACCGCAAGCCACAAAAGCCAGCGAACCTAATACTAAGCCTGCCAAGAGGCTGAAAAACTGAATCTTTTTCATTTCTGTTACTATTAGAAGATTAAACTTTACTGAATAATTACTCTTTGTACAGAGTTTTTAAATAATACGCTTTCTTACCATACGCGAAAATAAGTCATATTAAACGGTGTAAAGTTAAACCTTTTATTACATGCCATCGATTTCATATTCGCAGAAATATCTTTCATATTCACAGAAAAACGTGTCATTATTCATTATTACAAAGATATTCTCATTATTTTCAGCAAATCGGCTAATAAAAGCAACCTAAAACCAATAAAATACCAAAAATAAAAAGGGCGCGCTCGCTGACGACTCAGCTGGCGCGCCTTCACATAATAAGATCAGTAGTCTGTTGAAAAAGGTATTTATATTAAAGGTCAATATTTCGTCAAGAA
The sequence above is a segment of the Prevotella sp. E9-3 genome. Coding sequences within it:
- a CDS encoding OmpA family protein, with protein sequence MRRLFTILYICIIAVLLTACGADTAMKKGDKFFALGEYYDAAGQYKKAYTQTRAKDKPLRGQRALKMADCYRRINYTQKAIAAYNNAVRYKQADSTSIFYLGKLQLKNGNYKDAEKTFTLLLDSMPNNPLVKNGLESARMAPKWKADAALSGYEIKKQELFNSRRAEFSPMLAGEDYDQLYFTSTRNQAVGDELSGITGTKPSDIFVAYKDEKGNWQKPEVMESELNTEQDEGVSCVTPDGKTMYLTVCKSDPSYPRYAKIATSTRSDASWGKAQEFEITKDTLSLFAHPAVSPDGMWLYFVSDMPGGLGGLDIWRAQLTTSGIGALENLGTPINTPGNEMFPTFRPNGDLYFSSDGHPGMGGLDIYIAKPNEEPSPNPSEEGSLATSYGGSAPLLGGVGGGLYTLEHPGFPLNSQGDDFGMTFEGLHNRGFFSSNRGDARGWDHIYSFEKHEIVQTVKGWVYEQDGYELPEALVYMVGNDGTNQKLSVKGDGSFTQEIHPGVDYVFLGTCRGFLNHKEQLKVDTVKESQEYVLQFPLASITAPVLIDNIFYDFDKATLRPESTEALDKLIALLEENPNVTIELSAHTDYRGSAAYNQRLSQRRAESVVNYLTEHGIAADRLSPMGYGKEKPKTIKRKLTEKYPWLAEGDVLTEEFITALKDEEKQEICNQLNRRTEFVVLRTTYGLFDKPAEETTSSQASEAKE
- a CDS encoding PspC domain-containing protein, with amino-acid sequence MEKKLCRSSKDRLLGGVCAGLADYFDLDVTIVRIAYALLTFFTAFSGVIVYVILLLLMPEKK
- a CDS encoding thymidylate synthase gives rise to the protein MKQYLELLDRILREGVEKGDRTGTGTLSVFGHQMRFNLEEGFPLLTTKKLHLKSIIYELLWFLQGNTNVHWLQEHGVRIWNEWADEQGELGPVYGHQWRSWPDYDGGSIDQIKIILDQLKNNPNSRRMLVSAWNVAEVNKMALPPCHTMFQFYVAPPREEGDKPRLSLQLYQRSADTFLGVPFNIASYALLCMMVAQVCDMKPGDFIHTTGDTHLYLNHLEQARLQLTRTPRPLPKMRINPDVKDLFSFKYEDFQLEDYDPWPHIKAEVSV